The DNA segment GGACGCCATGTTTATAGTCACCGGGGATAACAAAGAACCAGGCCCCGTAGGGGCGATATGTCAACATTCCGCTCCTACGGAGCTTGAAGAACCAGCCGACTCGATAACTATAAACATCGCGCTCCTAACGGAGCTTGGGAATCAACTGACAACTGACAACTGACAACTGACTTATGATTGCCATCATCGATTACGGAGTAGGCAACCTGCGCAGCGTCGAGAAGGCGTTTGCCGCCGTCGGCGCGCAGGCCGTTGTCACCGGTGATGGCGGCGCGATTCACGAGGCGGAACGGATCGTCCTGCCCGGCGTCGGCGCTTTCGGCGAGTGCGCTCGCCAGTTGCGCGCCGCCAAACTTGATCGACTGGTGATTGAAGCCGCCGAGGCCGGCAAGCCCGTGCTAGGGCTTTGCGTCGGGCTACAGCTGATGTTCGATGAAGGGCACGAGTTCGGCGTGCATCGCGGATTGGGCTTGATGCGCGGGCGCGTCATTCGCTTTCCCGAGTCGGGGCCGCACGTGCCGCAGATCGGCTGGAATCAGATCGAGAAGGTTGGGGCGCACCCGCTTCTCGACGGCCTCAGTGACGGAACTTACTTTTATTTCGTGCATTCCTACCACGTCGTCGTCGGAGACGAAGAGGACGTGGTTGCTGAGACCGAGTACGGCATCCGTTATCCTTCGGTCTGTGCGCG comes from the Blastocatellia bacterium genome and includes:
- the hisH gene encoding imidazole glycerol phosphate synthase subunit HisH, with translation MIAIIDYGVGNLRSVEKAFAAVGAQAVVTGDGGAIHEAERIVLPGVGAFGECARQLRAAKLDRLVIEAAEAGKPVLGLCVGLQLMFDEGHEFGVHRGLGLMRGRVIRFPESGPHVPQIGWNQIEKVGAHPLLDGLSDGTYFYFVHSYHVVVGDEEDVVAETEYGIRYPSVCARGSVAGVQFHPEKSQDAGLRLLANFAGAASVR